The proteins below come from a single Dinghuibacter silviterrae genomic window:
- a CDS encoding inositol-3-phosphate synthase, with the protein MSNLNGKAGVSPARGKLGILIPGLGAVATTLIAGVAAVRKGAPSGPDGKPSQPFGSLTQMGHIRLGKRTDNRYPKIKDFVPLADLNDIVFGGWDLYEDNVYEAASKARVLEQPLLDSVKDELEAIQPMKAVFDRSYVTNLDGKNVKTGASKWDLAQQVIADIEAFRKATGVDRLVVLWCGSTEKYIEAVDVHQTIESFEQGLRENHSLIAPSMIYAYAAVSQGIPFVNGAPNLTCDIPAMVALAKKTETPIAGKDFKTGQTLMKTILAPGLQARALGVRGWFSTNILGNRDGYVLDHPDNFRTKEVSKLGVLEDILRPDLHPELYGDLYHKIRINYYPPHGDNKESWDNIDIFGWLGYTMQIKINFLCRDSILAAPVALDLALFSDLAKRAGMYGIQEWLSFYLKSPQTAPGLHPDNDIFRQLIKLQNTLRHIMGEDLITHLGLDYYQELAEIL; encoded by the coding sequence ATGAGTAATCTCAATGGTAAGGCCGGGGTGTCTCCGGCCCGTGGTAAACTGGGCATCCTCATCCCGGGTCTTGGCGCCGTCGCCACGACCCTGATCGCCGGCGTGGCCGCTGTTCGCAAAGGAGCCCCTTCGGGCCCGGACGGCAAGCCGAGTCAACCTTTCGGGTCTTTGACCCAGATGGGGCACATCCGTCTCGGGAAAAGAACGGACAACCGCTACCCGAAAATAAAGGACTTCGTCCCCCTGGCCGACCTGAACGACATTGTCTTCGGCGGCTGGGACCTTTATGAGGACAACGTCTACGAGGCGGCCAGCAAGGCCAGGGTGTTGGAGCAGCCCTTGCTCGACTCCGTAAAGGACGAGCTGGAAGCCATCCAGCCCATGAAGGCGGTGTTTGACCGGAGCTATGTCACCAACCTGGATGGTAAAAACGTAAAGACGGGCGCCTCCAAATGGGACCTGGCCCAACAGGTGATCGCCGACATCGAAGCGTTCCGCAAAGCCACGGGCGTCGACCGTCTGGTGGTCCTGTGGTGTGGTTCGACGGAAAAGTATATCGAGGCCGTGGATGTCCACCAAACCATCGAAAGCTTCGAGCAGGGGCTTCGCGAGAACCATTCGCTCATCGCGCCCAGCATGATCTATGCTTACGCGGCGGTGTCCCAGGGGATCCCCTTTGTCAACGGGGCGCCCAACCTGACCTGTGACATCCCCGCCATGGTGGCCCTCGCCAAAAAGACCGAGACACCCATCGCGGGCAAGGACTTCAAGACGGGACAAACCCTGATGAAGACGATCCTCGCCCCCGGTCTCCAGGCCCGGGCGCTCGGGGTACGGGGCTGGTTCTCCACCAACATCCTCGGCAACCGCGACGGGTATGTCCTCGACCACCCGGACAACTTCCGCACCAAGGAAGTCTCCAAGCTGGGTGTCCTCGAAGACATCCTGAGACCCGACCTGCACCCGGAGCTGTACGGTGACCTGTACCACAAGATCCGGATCAACTATTATCCTCCGCACGGCGACAACAAGGAAAGCTGGGACAACATCGACATCTTCGGATGGCTGGGGTATACCATGCAGATCAAGATCAACTTTCTCTGCCGGGACTCCATCTTAGCCGCCCCGGTGGCGCTGGACCTCGCCCTGTTCTCCGACCTCGCCAAGCGCGCGGGTATGTACGGCATCCAGGAATGGCTGTCGTTCTACCTGAAGTCTCCCCAGACCGCACCGGGGCTGCACCCGGACAACGATATCTTCAGGCAGCTCATCAAGCTGCAGAATACCCTGAGGCATATCATGGGTGAGGATCTGATCACCCACCTGGGTTTGGATTATTACCAGGAGCTGGCCGAAATTTTATGA
- a CDS encoding phosphatidylglycerophosphatase A family protein, with amino-acid sequence MSRRLRAQKFVASVGGLGYILKKGGATLAAAVAALLLYGFSLTPAGAAVSFRWLWLPLFTLALTFLGIWSGNGVEAVWGEDSPKAVLDEVVGMYVAVLFHPLGWKTILPGFVLFRVLDIWKPLGIRKTEALPGGWGVMVDDIVAGIYANVVLSLCLLI; translated from the coding sequence ATGAGCCGCCGGCTCCGGGCGCAAAAATTTGTCGCCTCCGTAGGCGGCCTTGGATATATTCTGAAAAAAGGAGGCGCGACCCTGGCCGCTGCCGTGGCCGCCCTCCTTTTATATGGTTTTTCGCTTACCCCCGCGGGTGCCGCGGTTTCCTTTCGATGGCTCTGGTTGCCCCTGTTCACGCTTGCGCTCACTTTCTTAGGCATCTGGTCCGGGAACGGGGTCGAGGCGGTATGGGGCGAGGACAGTCCGAAAGCAGTCCTGGACGAGGTGGTGGGGATGTATGTAGCGGTGTTGTTCCACCCCCTAGGGTGGAAAACCATCCTGCCGGGTTTTGTGCTTTTCCGGGTGTTGGACATCTGGAAGCCGCTGGGGATCCGGAAGACGGAGGCGCTGCCCGGGGGATGGGGGGTGATGGTGGATGATATAGTGGCGGGGATTTACGCAAACGTGGTGTTGAGTTTATGTTTACTTATATAA
- a CDS encoding GtrA family protein gives MAAIAASLVDFLVFGLLVHTGWMKVGPATATGMVCGGILAFVMGRTWVFDARQGAALGQGIRYGLVWIGNIVLSTLLVKALAVHVHYMVARVGVSVVMGLTYSYFMQRWFVFPHGATKR, from the coding sequence ATGGCGGCCATCGCGGCGTCGCTGGTGGACTTTCTGGTCTTCGGCCTCCTGGTGCATACCGGGTGGATGAAGGTAGGGCCGGCCACCGCCACGGGCATGGTCTGCGGGGGCATCCTGGCCTTTGTGATGGGCCGGACCTGGGTGTTTGACGCCCGGCAGGGTGCGGCCCTGGGGCAAGGGATCCGGTACGGCCTGGTGTGGATAGGAAACATCGTCCTGAGCACCCTTTTGGTCAAGGCTTTGGCTGTGCATGTACATTATATGGTTGCACGGGTGGGCGTGTCCGTTGTGATGGGGCTGACGTACAGCTACTTTATGCAACGGTGGTTCGTGTTCCCACACGGAGCGACAAAACGATAG